The sequence TTATTTTTGTCAAGCAATGCGGATACAATGAGTACTGGTGCTAATGATAGTGGTGGTGATAACAATGATGTAACTGCTCAAGTGATATGTAACATTATTGCTTATATTTGGAGGATAGGTGGTCCTCTTATGACAGTGATAATAATTGGTGCGTCTTTGCTTGCAATATTTGGTAGAATGCCTTGGCCAGCTCTTTTTGCATTAGGTATGTTTTGTGGTGTGTTTTTTGGTGCTAAGACGATTATAAAGCAAGTTATACCTAGTGATGT comes from Wolbachia endosymbiont of Menacanthus eurysternus and encodes:
- a CDS encoding TrbC/VirB2 family protein, producing MSLIKFFSILCLVLFLSSNADTMSTGANDSGGDNNDVTAQVICNIIAYIWRIGGPLMTVIIIGASLLAIFGRMPWPALFALGMFCGVFFGAKTIIKQVIPSDVKSTLDSCGR